One Desulfonatronum sp. SC1 genomic window, TCCCACTGGAATGTTTTTTTTCTCTTTCCGTTTGCCGGCTTTACGAGCAGGTCTTGCCATATCTTTAATTGCTCCTGTCCCTAATGAGTTCTTGATTAAATATTGGTCAACAGCCCTTTGTCCAGTCGGCTACTTTTTTCGCTTTCCAACGATGGAGCGTCGTGGACCCTTACGGGTTCTCGCATTGGCGTGAGTGCTCTGGCCGCGCACAGGCAATCCCTTTCGATGCCGCAACCCTCTGTAGCAGCCAATGTCCATCAGGCGCTTGATGTTGCTGGTCACGTCACGTCGTAGGTCACCCTCTACTTTATAGGTGGATTCAATTTCCTTACGAATGTCGTTGATCTCGTCCGCGCTTAAATCATCGGTCTTCTTCGTCCACGCAATGCTCGTCGCATCCAGTACCTTTAAAGCAGTTGTCCGACCAATCCCGTAGATGTAGGTCAGAGCGATATCCATTCGTTTGTTCTTGGGCAAATCAACCCCAGCGATTCGTGCCACGGTTCTCCTCCATTATCCTTGACGTTGCTTGTGACGGGGGTTTTCGCAAATAACCCGTAAAATTCCATTGCGGCGAATGATTTGACACTTGTCGCAAACTTTCTTCACGGACGGCTTGACTTTCATTTGGTACTCCAACGGTTAATTCAATCAAATAGTGATTCGACCTCGTTTGAGATCGTACGGAGACTTTTCCACCTGAACATTGACTCCAGGAAAAAAGATGAACGTGAAAAATTTTTAAATTCCGGATAATTAGACCAAACCGTCATCTCTGTTGAACAGACTCGCGAAACATGGCGCTCGGCAAAGCCAAAATTACGTGCCATCTACTTCAATGGCCTCTTCCTTGGCCATATTCAGCATAACTCCTGCTCAATATCTCAGGACCATTTGAAGTCAAGGCTATGGTATGCTCAAAATGCGCCGCGAGGCTGTTGTCCTTGGTCACAGCCGTCCATCGATCGGAAAGAATCTCAACCTCGTCCTTGCCTGCCGTGACCATCGGCTCGATTGCCAAAACCATGCCGGTCTTTAGCGGTATATTGGAATATCGCTGCGGAATGAAATTTGGAATCTCTGGCTTTTCGTGGAGGCTTCGGCCAATGCCGTGTCCAACGAATCGCTTGACCACGGAACAGCCTTTTTCTTCGACATAGTGTTGAATAGCTCGGGATATGTCATAGAGCTGGTTCCCAAGGACGGCCGACTTAATTCCGATATCCAGAGCGCCACGAGTAATGTCAAGTAACTTCTGGGTACTGTCTGAAATCGAACCCACGGGAAACGTCCGAGCCGAGTCTCCATAAAAGCCTTGGTAGATGACTCCAAAGTCGATACTGACGATGTCGCCTTCCTGAAGTGTCCGATCAGAGGGAAAACCGTGAACGACTTGTTCATTGATCGAGCAGCAAAGTGCGTAAGGGAAACCCCGATATCCCTTGAACGCCGGCTTAACATTAAACCGAGAGCACCATGTCAGGGCAATTTCCTCAAGATCAATGGTTTTTATGCCTGGCCTTACGCTTTCTTGTAGTACATCCAGAATAATGGAAACGATCCGATTCGCCTCGCGGAGGATATTGATCTCTTTCTCATTCTTCAAATAGATGCCAAGGTACTTCTTCACACCTACCGCCTGCCTTTGATCCGTGTTTTTTGCATCAGTCCTTCATACTGATGAGTAATGAGATACGAATCAACCTTGCTCATGGTGTCCATGGCGACGACCACAGTGATCAACACGCCGGTTCCGCCAAAATAAAAAGGTACATTGAACTGTGAAATAAGCAACATCGGCAACACGCAGATGGCGGAAATGTACAGCGACCCCCAGAGGGTAATCCGACTGAGAACGGTGTCAATGTATTCACGTGTTTTCAAACCGGGACGAATACCAGGAATGAAGCCGCCCTGCTTACGAATATTTTCGGCGATATCCTTGGGATCAAAAATAATAGCCATATAAAAGTAACAAAAGAAAATTATCAACGCGACAAATACTGTGTTGTAAAGAATCGTCGCCGGATCGAACATCATGGAGACTCTGTTCAAAATCTCGGATTGGGAAAATGAAGCCAAAGTCGCTGGAAACATCAACATGGAAGACGCGAAGATCGGGGGGATGACTCCAGCGGTATTAATCTTCAACGGCAAGTGCGTTGTCTGCCCTCCGTACATTTTCCGTCCAAGCATCCGTTTAGCGTACTGGATGGGTATTCTGCGCTGCCCTCGTTCCATGAAGACGATGAAAATCAAGACGCCGGCGACAAGCAAAGCCAGGAGTAGGGCTACGAACAAGGAAATCTGCCCAGCGCTCATTAACCGAAAAGTATTGATTATGGCACCAGGCAATTGGGCGACAATACCTGCGAAAATGATCAATGAAATGCCGTTTCCGATACCGTATTCGGTGATCTGCTCACCAATCCACATCAACAGGACGGTACCAGACACCATGGTGATGATCGTGGTCAGGCGGAAAGCCCAGCCTGGGTCCATGACCACAGCGGCCCCCCCTGGGCTGGTCATGTTCTCGATCCCGATGGCGATGCCCAGGCCTTGAACCGCAGCGATCATTACCGTTCCATACCGAGTATACTGCGTAATTTTCTTTCGTCCTGAGGCGCCTTCTTCCTTGAGACGCTTCAACTCCGGACTGACAACGGTCAACAACTGAATGATGATCGATGCGGAGATATAGGGCATGATGCCCAAAGCGAAAATGGAAAGATTGCTCAGGCCGCCACCGGCGAACATGTCGAACATCCCAAACAGTGTTCCCTGCATGCTGGCGAAAAAATCAGCCATTGCACTGGAATCGACCCCGGGGACAGGGATATGAACTCCGATCCGGCAAGTCGCCAAGAGCATAAACGTAAACAGGATCTTGCGTTTTAATTCCGCGAGACCACCGGATTTACTGGTTGTTTGCTGCACGCTGTTCGCCTTCAATAGCAACGGCTTGGCCACCAGCTTTGGAAATCTTGTCGATGGCCTGTTTGCTGAATCGATGCGCCTCTACCCGAACGGCAATGGAGATATCCCCTCTCGCCAGAACCTTGATCGGCAGTCCGCGTTTACCGAATCCCGCAGCATAAATGGCTTCCAGTGAAATTTGGTCGGCTTGCGGAAAGAATTCCAGCAACCGATCCAAATTGACAACAGCGTATTCCGTTCGAAAAGGATTTTTGAATCCGCCCTTGGGAAGTCGTCGCTGAAGAGGCATCTGGCCGCCTTCAAAACCGGGGGCCTTGGTCCCTCCGCTACGGGATTTTTGTCCCTTGTTACCCTTGCCGGAAGTGCATCCCCAGCCGCTGCCGGACCCTCGTCCAACACGCTTTCTGTTTTTGCGCTCCTCGTAAAACGGATAGAGATCATGTAATTGCATATTGTCCTTCCAGAGTATGCGCGTTAGCAACCAACGCGCCTTGACATGCTTGAAAATAAAGGCAGCGTTGCTCAAAGATCGAGCTAGCGGCCAAGACTGACGTTCTGCCCGCGGAGTTCGCTTACCTGTTCAGCTGAACGTAGGGAAACGAGACCCTGGACGGTTGCCTTCAGCACGTTATGCGGATTATTGGTTCCAATGGCCTTCGTCAAAATATCGCTTACGCCGACAGCTTCCATCACGGCTCGCACAGGTCCACCGGCAATGATTCCCGTTCCCTTTGACGCTGGCTTCAAAACAACATGACCGGCTCCGTACTGTCCTTCAACCTTGTACGGGACCGTTCCGTCGACCAGATTGATTTTTTGCATGGTCTTTCGTGCTCGTTCCGTGGCTTTGCGGATCGCTTCAGGGACCTCGTTGGCCTTACCAAGGCCGTATCCAACGGAATCCTTGCCGTTGCCGACGACGACAAGAGCACTAAAACTAAATCGGCGGCCACCTTTGACTACTTTGGCCACGCGATTCAGATATACAATTTTCTCTATGAACCCTAATTGCGTCTGTTCCATGAAGGTCCCCATTAGAATTGAAGTCCGCCCTCGCGAGCGCCATCGGCAAGAGCCTTGATCTTCCCGTGATATATGTACCCACCGCGATCAAATACGACTTGGCGGATATCCTTTTCCTTGGCCTTGTTCGCCAAGTCTTTCCCGACCTGCATAGCCGAGTCACGGGTGAAGCCGTTCACGCCGCCGTCCTTTGACAGATTCAAGGACGAAGAAGAAGCAAGGGTATGACCGTTGTCGTCATCGATCAATTGTGCATAGATGTATGCATTGGATCGAAAGACCACCAAGCGAGGTCGCACGGCATTACCACTAATTTTCTTTCGAATCCGATGCCTACGACGGACTCTTGCTTGATTCTTAGTGTATTTCATGGACTAATCCTACTTTTTACCTGTTTTGCCGGCCTTCCGCCGAATCACTTCATCCGTATATTTGATCCCCTTGCCTTTGAATGGCTCAGGCGGACGGAAACGACGAATTTGCGCGGCTACTTCGCCGACCTTCTCTTTGTCGATTCCCTGCAAGGTCAGTTTGTTTCCCTCGACTTTGGCGGACATGCCTTGCGGCAGATTGTACTCGACAGGATGTGAAAAACCGACGTTCAGGGTGATTTTTGGACCATCAACAGCGACTTTATAACCGACGCCGATAACCTCGAGAACTTTCTGAAAACCTTCGGTCACTCCTTGGACGGAATTCGCCAGGAGGGTCCGACGCAAACCGAACTGCTCACGAGCGGTCCGAGAATCATCAACCCTAGACAGATGCACGGCATCGTCTTTTAACTCATACGAGATTTTGGCGTGGGTCGGAGTTTTTAGCTCACCCTTGGGCCCTTTGATCTCGATCACGTCCTTGTGGACACGAACCTCTACGCCCTTGGGCACTGGGACCGGATTTTTACCAATGCGTGACATTATCGCTTCTCCTTACCAAACTTCACAGAGCAGTTCGCCACCGACATTTTCGGATCTGGCGGATCGCCCCTCCAAGACGCCCTTGGGCGTGGAAAGAATGGCGATGCCGAGACCGTTTTGAACGGCGGGTATCTCTTTCGCTCCGACGTAAATCCGAAGACCGGGCTTGCTCAGTCGACGAGATCCGGAAATAGCTCCCTTTGAAGAGAGATACTTAAGAACGACACGAATATTGCTATCTTCTCGTGCTACATCTGAAACAAAGCCGTAATCCTTGAGGATAGCGGCAATGGACTCCGTCATCCGCGAAGCGGGAAACTGGACATCTTTGTGCAGGGCCTTTTGGGCGTTCCGAATTCGCGTGAGCATGTCCGCTATGGGATCATTAAGCAACATGGGCAGACCTCGTTTACCAACTGGATTTTCTTACCCCGGGCAGTTCTCCTGCCAGGGACATATTGCGAAAGCAGATGCGACAAATACCAAAATGCCGTAAAAATGCACGAGACCGGCCACACAAAGGGCAGCGATTATAAGCGCGTGTCGAAAATTTTGGTTTTCTTGCGGCCTTGATTTTAAGAGCGGTACGAGCCAAAGCATCCTCCTTGCGTTATTTTTTAAATGGCATGCCCAACAACTGTAGAAGGGCCTTGCCTTCCTTGTCGGTGGAAGCAGTGGTCACGATGGTGATGTTCATGCCCTTGACCCGGTCGACGCGATCCATGTTGATCTCGGGAAATATAGTATGTTCCTTGATCCCCATGGTAAAATTGCCTCGACCATCGAACCCGCGATCCGGAATGCCGCGAAAGTCTCGAACGCGAGGGAGGGAGAAGGACACCAATTTGTCCAAAAAGTCCCACATGCGCTCCCGACGCAGAGTGACGCGACAGCCGACAGGCATTCCTTCACGCAGCTTGTAGGCCGCGATGGATTTTTTTGCCCTGGTGATGACGGATTTCTGCCCGGCGATCTGAGTCAATTCCAAAACTGCGTCTTCGATCAGTTTGTTGTTCTGAGACGCCTCTCCAAGACCGATGTTCAGGCTGATGCTGTGGATTTTCGGAATCTCCATCGGAGAGGAGTACCCGAAATCCTTCATCAGTTCCGGGGCGACCTTGCTCTTGTATATTTCCTGCAGCCTAGACATGACGCACCTTACGCAATAATTTCGTTACACTTTTTACAAAAACGCACTTTTTTGTCCGCGTCGATGATCTTGTACCCAACCCTGGTGGGCTTGGCGCAGTTATCACAAACAAGCGTCACGTTGGATAAGTGCAAAGGATTTTCCTTTTCCTTGATCCCGCCAGCTTCCCCCTTATAGGGATTGCCCTTGGAATGCCGTTTGACCTTATTAACGCCCTCAACGAGGATACGTTCAGTTTTAGGAAATAGTTTTAAGACCTTGCCGATCTTACCTTTTTCCTTCCCCACCATGATCATGACCTTGTCGTTTTTATGAATCTTTCGATTTTTCATATTACTCACCTACAGTACTTCCGGAGCCAAGGAAACAATTTTCATAAAATTCTTGGCCCGCAACTCACGAGCGACAGGTCCGAAAATACGTGTTCCAACGGGCTCATTCTGCTTGTTCAGAAGTACGGCTGAGTTGTTGTCGAACCGAATGAAGGATCCATCCGGTCGGTTGACTTCCTTTTTGGTCCGGACGATGACGGCGCGCATCACCTCGCCCTTCTTAACCTTGGAGTGCGGCATGGCTTCCTTGACGGAAACGACGATAATATCGCCGATAGATGCGTATCTGCGATGACTTCCACCGAGCACCTTGACGCAGAAGACCTTCTTCGCGCCAGAGTTGTCGGCGACGTCGAGCAAAGATTGAACCTGGATCATAATAGCCTCTTAGACAGCCTTTAGCAGTACTTGTTTAAGTTGCCAGCACTTGCGCTTGCTCAATGGTCGGCTTTCAATAATTTCGACGGTGTCACCGATATTGCATTGATTAAGTTCATCGTGCGCCATCATTTTTTTTCGTCGACGGATGTACTTCTTGAACAGTGGATGCTTTTCCAGCTTGTTCACAGAAACGACAACTGTCTTCTCAGCCTTGTTACTGAGAACGACGCCGACTTCCGTGCGCTTGGTCTTCTGTTTCAACTCAGCGTTCATGATTTTGCTCCAGCGTTTTGCTCAGACAATACCGTCAGTATCCGGGCCACGGTCTTCCGTACATAAGGCAACCGCTGTGTGTTCTCCAGCTGAGCGGTTTTATGCTGAAAGCGCAGGTTGAACAGTTCCTTGCGAAATTCAAGAAGTTTTTCACTGAGTTCCGTGCCGGAGAGTTCGCGTAATTCTTTAGATTTCATGACTTAGGCCTCCCGATACACGATACTGGTCTTGATGGGCAGCTTGTAGGAAGCCCGACGTAGGGCCTCTGAAGCAAGCTCCAGGCTGACCCCTTTGATTTCGTATAAAACACGACCCCGGCGGACTGGTGCGCACCAACCGACTGGAGCACCTTTTCCTTTCCCCTGACGTGTTTCAGCGGGCTTGGCGGTAATGGGTTTGTCGGGAAAAACTCGGATCCAGACTTTTCCGCCACGTTTGATATGCCGCATCATGGCAATACGAGCAGACTCGATCTGTTGATTGGTCAGCTTTCCGGGCTCCAAGGCCTTCAGTCCGATATCTCCGAAAACCACTAAGCTGCCGCGTAAGGCCGAGCCCTTGATGCGGTTTTTCTGTTGCTTTCGGAATTTAACTTTTTTGGGACTCAACATTACTGAATCACCTCGTCAAGAATCTCACCTTTAAAAATCCAAACCTTCACGCCAATCACGCCATACGTGGTCTTTGCAATGGCTTGCCCATAATCAATATCGGCTCGCAAGGTGTGTAGCGGAACACGTCCGTCACGATTCCATTCGCTCCGGGCGATTTCAGCTCCGCCCAAGCGTCCGGCGACATTGATCTTAATCCCTTCCGCACCGAATTTTCTCGCCAACCCGACGGTTCGTTTCATGGCACGGCGAAAAGCCACCCTGCGTTCGAGCTGCAACGCGACATTTTCAGCGACCAATTGAGCATCGGTCTCCGGTCGACGGATTTCAATGACTTCCAGCGCGAAATCCTTTTGAAACTTTTTCTTCAAGGTCGTCCGTAAGTTCTCGATTTCCACGCCTTTTCGTCCAATCACGATACCAGGTCGAGCGGTAAAGAGGATCAGCCTGATCTTGCTGGCGGCTCTTTCAATTTCAATTTTGGAAATGCCGGCATGGTACAAGGTTTTCTTCAAGAAATTACGAATCAGCCTATCTTCATACACGAAAGCTGCGTAATCTTTTTTGCTGAACCACCTGGACTGCCAATTTTTGGTGTACCCAAGCCGGAATCCAATGGGATGCGTCTTTTGGCCCAATTCTATATCCTCCTACGCTTCCTCAACAATGACGGTGATATGACTTGTCCGTTTCAGGACCCGATAGGCGCGCCCCATGGCCCGTGGGCGCATACGTTTCCAAGATGGACCATCATTGATAATGATGTTTTTCACGTATAACGTATCCACATCCACTCCGCCGAGTTGTTCCGCATTGGCGATGGCGGAATGCAATACCTTGTCCAACACGGCGGCAGCCTTTTTCGGAGTAAACTTCAAAATTTTCCGCGCTTCCTCGACATTCTTTCCCCGGACATTGGCGGCCACCAGCCGAGCCTTCTGTGAGGAGATGCGTACGAACCGCGCGACAGATTTCGCTTCCATGATCAAAAGCCTCCAGAACTACTTTTTGCCTTTTACAGCGCTCTTTTTGCCACCGGCGTGGGCATGAAAGGTCCTGGTGGGTGAAAACTCACCAAGCTTATGACCAACCATGTTTTCCGTAACAAAGACGGGAATGAATTTTTTGCCGTTATGTACGGCAAAGGTCAGCCCCACCATTTCGGGAACAATCGTCGAACGTCGTGACCATGTCTTGATCACTTTTCGATCATTCGTTTCATTGGCCTTGGTCACTTTCTTGAGCACATGCCCGTCGACAAAAGGACCTTTTTTTACTGATCGTGGCATATCCGTGACTCCTATTTCTGGCCGCGACGTTTGACGATAAGCTTCGAAGACGGCTTCCGGCGATTGCGGGTCTTATAACCCTTGGTCGGTTTTCCCCAGGGCGTACAGGGATGCCGCCCACCGGAACTCTTGCCTTCACCGCCGCCCAAGGGATGGTCGACCGGGTTCATGGCAACGCCACGGACCTTGGGCCGCCGACCGAGCCAGCGATTTCGTCCAGCCTTACCAATGGAAACCTGTTCGTGGTCCGTGTTACCGACCTGCCCCACTGTGGCCCGACAGGTTGCCAAAATTTTGCGCACTTCACCTGAAGGAAGACGCAGCAAGGCATACTTTTCTTCCTTGGCCACGAGTTGCGCGTAGGTTCCAGCGCTGCGACAAAGCTGTCCACCCTTGCCCGGCGTCATCTCAACGTTGTGGATAATCGTTCCAACGGGAATTCTCGACAAGTACATAGCGTTGCCTGGAAAAATATCCGCCTCGTTGCCAGCGACGATGGTATCTCCGACCTTGACTCCGTCAGGGGCCAAAATATACCGCTTCTCGCCATCGGCGTAATGCAGCAGAGCAATGCGGGCACTGCGGTTCGGGTCGTACTCGATGAAGGCCACTTTAGCCTGAACATCAAATTTATCTCGCTTGAAATCGATGACCCGAAAACGTCTCTTGTGACCGGAGCCTCTCCGTCGAGAAGTAATTCTTCCAAGGTTGTTTCGTCCGCTTTTTTTGGCGCGTCCCTTGGTCAATGACTTTTCAGGCTTGCCGCGATTGATCTCGGCGAACTCCGATACGGACTGAAAACGCGTCCCGGGAGATGTCGGTTTGAGCTTACGTATAGACATTGGTTAGACCCCTTCAAAAAAATCTATTTTCTCGCCTTCGGCAAGGGTCACATAAGCTTTCCGGAAACCGGTGTCGCGAACGAGTCGGCGATTGGCCTTGCGTTGGGTGAGCGTCTTTTTCCGTGCGATGTTGACCTTGCTTACCTTCACGTCAAAGGCGTCCTGAACCGCTTTCTTGACTTCAATCTTATTAGCGGAAGGATGGACTTGAAAGACCACCTGGTTGGCCGCGCTTTTGATCAGCGTCGCCTTTTCGGAGACGTGCGGTCGAAGCAAAATTTGCGTGTAGTTCATGGCTATTTCAACCTTTTCTGAAGTGATTCGACGGCAGCGGCGGAGACCATCAGCCACGGGTGACGCAACACCTCATAGACGTTGACGCCGTCAGCGGTCCGTACGGACACTCCGGGAATGTTCCGGGACGAAAGCGTAAGGTTGTTATCCACTTCCGAAAGAACAATCAAGACCTTCGGCATGTCGAAAAGCTGTACGAATTGATTAAGCGTCTTGGTTTTGATCTCTTCAAGCCTTATGCCGTCAACCACGGCCAGATTCTGATCAGCCAGGCGAGCGGAAAGCGCCATGCGCATGGCCAACTTTTGAACCTTTTTATTGACCTTGAAGGAGTAATCTCTGGCCGTGGGGCCATGGGTGACCGCGCCGGAACGCCACAAAGGCGAGCGATTCGAGCCGGCGCGAGCCCTGCCTGTTCCCTTTTGACGCCAGGGCTTTTTCCCGCCGCCGCGAATAGTGGACCTGGTCTTTACACCAACGGTTCCAGAGCGCTTCGCGGCCAAATGCGCCCGTACCACCAAATGGAGAATCTCTGGGCGCGCTTCAACCTCGAAAACGTCGGGATCCAGCGTCAATTCACCCACAACCTGTCGCTGCTGATTTAAAATATCGACCACAGCCATTTCATCCACCTTTTATTCTTTACGCCTGTTGCTTTCTGACAATCACAAGCCCGTTCTTCGGTCCGGGAATCTGCCCTTTGACCAGCAGCAAATTATCCCCAGCACGGATGGCCACGACCTCGACATTCTTATATGAAGTCTTGCGGTCTCCCATGTGACCGGCCATCTTCTTTCCTTTGATGACGCGCCCGGGCTTGGTGTTGCACCCAATGGCTCCCGCGTTGCGATGGATTTTTTCCGCGCCGTGAGATGCTGATCCACCGCGAAACCCCCAGCGCTTCACAACGCCAGCAAAGCCCTTTCCCTTGGAGTTGCCGGTGATCTTGACCTTTTCACCAGGCGTGAACATCTCCAACCCAAGAGCCTGTCCGATTTCGTACCCTTCGACGGATTCAATACGAAACTCGCGCAGATTTCGAAAATAACCACTTCCGGCCTTGTCCAAATGACCTTTCAGAGGCTTGTTCAACTTATTGGGCCGGGACTCTTCAAAACCGACCTGTAAAGCGGAATATCCGTCCTTAGCGCGTTCCTTGACCTGGACGATGGGGCACGGACCGGCCTGGATCACCGTTACCGGGATGACCATTCCGTCGCTCCCGAAAATTCGGCTCATTCCCAGCTTTCGGCCAAGGATTCCAAGTGTATTCGACATGACTTGCCCCCGTTATAACTTGATTTCCACGTCGACGCCGGCAGGAAGATTCAGCTTTCCCAGGGCGTCCACTGTTTGTTGCGTCGGTTCCAGAATGTCCAGAAGACGTTTGTGAACCCGGACCTCGAATTGTTCCCGAGACTTCTTATCCACGTGCACGGACCTATTCACGGTGTACTTATGAATATTTGTCGGAATGGGAATCGGCCCGGCAAGTCCGGCTCCGGTGTTCCGCGCCGTGTCGACGATCTCGGCCACGGCCTTGTCCAAAATCCTGTAGTCAAAGGCCTTGAGTTTGATCCTGATGCGATCGCTGTTCATGGTCGTACCCTATTCGATGATTTCAGAGATGACGCCGGCGCCGACGGTTCGGCCGCCTTCACGGATGGCGAAGCGTACGCCCAGTTCCATGGCTATGGGGGCGATCAGCTCCACGTTGAAGGTCGCGTTGTCCCCGGGCATGACCATTTCCACGCCCTCGGCCAGGGTCACCACGCCGGTGATGTCCGTGGTCCGGAAGTAGAACTGCGGTCGATATCCGCTGAAGAACGGGGTGTGCCGACCGCCCTCTTCCTTGGACAACACGTACACCTCGGCCACGAACCTGCGGTGCGGGGTGATGGACTTGGGAGCGGCCAGAACCTGTCCGCGTTCCACGTCCTCGCGCTTCACGCCGCGTAAGAGCGCACCGATGTTGTCGCCGGCCTGGCCTTGGTCAAGGAGTTTGCGGAACATCTCAACGCCCGTGCAAACCGTCTTGCGGGTCTCGTTGATCCCAACGATCTCCACTTCCTCACCGACCTTGACCACGCCGCGCTCAACACGGCCGGTGACCACGGTGCCGCGACCGGAAATGCTGAACACGTCCTCAATGGGCATCAAAAAAGGCTTATCGATGTCGCGCACCGGCTCCGGAACGTAGCTGTCCAGGGCGTCCATCAGGTCGAAGATGCACTTGGCATCAGGGCTGTCCACGCTGTCGGCTTCCAGAGCCTTCAAGGCGCTGCCCTGAATCACCGGAACGTCGTCGCCGGGAAAGCCGTACTTGGACAGCAGTTCGCGGACTTCCAGCTCCACCAGCTCCAACAGTTCCGGGTCGTCCACCAGATCGACCTTGTTCATGAACACCAACAGGCAGGGAACGCCGACCTGACGAGCAAGCAGGATGTGCTCGCGGGTCTGAGGCATCGGGCCGTCCGTGGCCGCGACCACCAGAATAGCGCCGTCCATCTGGGCCGCGCCGGTGATCATGTTCTTGATGTAGTCGGCGTGACCCGGGCAATCCACGTGGGCGTAGTGCCGGTTCGCGGTCTCGTATTCCACGTGCGCCGTGGCGATGGTGATCCCGCGCTCCTTTTCCTCGGGCGCCTTGTCGATCTGGTCGAACGGGACGAAGTTCGCTCCGCCCTTGATGCTCAACATCTTGGTGATCGCGGCGGTCAACGTCGTTTTTCCATGGTCAATGTGGCCGATGGTGCCGACGTTTACGTGCGGTTTGGTCCGCTGAAATTTTGCCTTGGCCATATGATCCCCCTACTTCCGCTTGGAAATGATTTCTTCGGCGATTTGCGCCGGAACTCGTTCGTAATGGTCAAACTGCATGCTGTAGCTGGCCCGTCCCTGGGTCATGGAACGCAGCTGCGTGGCATAGCCGAACATGGAACTCAACGGAACGTGCGCACGAATAATCTGCGTTCCGTGCCGGGACTCCAGGTTGGTGATTTTCCCTCTGCGTCCGTTGACGTCGCCCATGACGTCGCCGAGATAATCCTCCGGGGTCAGAACTTCCACGGACATCACCGGTTCAAGGAGAACCGGCTTGCTTTTACGGCAGGCCTCCTTGAAGCACATGGAACCGGCGATGAAAAAGGCCTGTTCCGAGGAGTCAACCTCATGGAAAGAACCGAAAACCAACTTCACCGCTATGTCCACCACCGGGAACCCGGCCAAAACACCGGAACTCATGGCGTGCTTGACCCCCTTCTCGACGGCCGGAATGTATTCCTTGGGAATGACACCGCCGACGATGGAATTGGTAAAGGCAAATCCAACGCCCGGTTCCTGGGGCTCGAGTTCCATGACGGTGTGGGCGTACTGGCCACGACCGCCGCTTTGCTTGACGTACCGCGTTTCCTGCTTCGTCGGAACGGTGATGGTTTCCCGGTACGCCACCTGGGGCTGGCCGACGTTGGCGTTCACTCCGAATTCTCGGGTCAAGCGGTCGACGATGATTTCCAGATGCAGTTCGCCCATCCCGGCGATCAAAGTTTGGTTGGTCTCTTCATTGGTTTTGACCCTGAAGGATGGATCTTCCTTGGCCAGTTTGGCCAGGGACTGGCTCAAGGCGTCTCGGTCAGCCTTGGTCTTGGGCTCAATGGCCACTTCGATGACCGGCTCGGGGAAATCCATGGATTCAAGCATGATCAACCGCTCCGGAGCACAGAGCGTATCTCCGGTGGAAGCATGCTTCAGGCCGACGGCGGCGACGATGTCCCCGGCGAAAGCCTCCTTGATTTCCTCCCGCTTGTTGGCATGCATCTTCAACAGACGACCGATGCGTTCTTTTTTACCGCTACTGACGTTGACCACGGTCATTCCGCTTTCGATCTTCCCAGAGTAGACGCGCAGAAAAGCCAG contains:
- a CDS encoding type Z 30S ribosomal protein S14, with protein sequence MARTALKIKAARKPKFSTRAYNRCPLCGRSRAFLRHFGICRICFRNMSLAGELPGVRKSSW
- the rplE gene encoding 50S ribosomal protein L5, with product MSRLQEIYKSKVAPELMKDFGYSSPMEIPKIHSISLNIGLGEASQNNKLIEDAVLELTQIAGQKSVITRAKKSIAAYKLREGMPVGCRVTLRRERMWDFLDKLVSFSLPRVRDFRGIPDRGFDGRGNFTMGIKEHTIFPEINMDRVDRVKGMNITIVTTASTDKEGKALLQLLGMPFKK
- the rplX gene encoding 50S ribosomal protein L24, which produces MKNRKIHKNDKVMIMVGKEKGKIGKVLKLFPKTERILVEGVNKVKRHSKGNPYKGEAGGIKEKENPLHLSNVTLVCDNCAKPTRVGYKIIDADKKVRFCKKCNEIIA
- the rplN gene encoding 50S ribosomal protein L14, which codes for MIQVQSLLDVADNSGAKKVFCVKVLGGSHRRYASIGDIIVVSVKEAMPHSKVKKGEVMRAVIVRTKKEVNRPDGSFIRFDNNSAVLLNKQNEPVGTRIFGPVARELRAKNFMKIVSLAPEVL
- the rpsQ gene encoding 30S ribosomal protein S17; this encodes MNAELKQKTKRTEVGVVLSNKAEKTVVVSVNKLEKHPLFKKYIRRRKKMMAHDELNQCNIGDTVEIIESRPLSKRKCWQLKQVLLKAV
- the rpmC gene encoding 50S ribosomal protein L29; this encodes MKSKELRELSGTELSEKLLEFRKELFNLRFQHKTAQLENTQRLPYVRKTVARILTVLSEQNAGAKS
- the rplP gene encoding 50S ribosomal protein L16, producing MLSPKKVKFRKQQKNRIKGSALRGSLVVFGDIGLKALEPGKLTNQQIESARIAMMRHIKRGGKVWIRVFPDKPITAKPAETRQGKGKGAPVGWCAPVRRGRVLYEIKGVSLELASEALRRASYKLPIKTSIVYREA
- the rpsC gene encoding 30S ribosomal protein S3, producing the protein MGQKTHPIGFRLGYTKNWQSRWFSKKDYAAFVYEDRLIRNFLKKTLYHAGISKIEIERAASKIRLILFTARPGIVIGRKGVEIENLRTTLKKKFQKDFALEVIEIRRPETDAQLVAENVALQLERRVAFRRAMKRTVGLARKFGAEGIKINVAGRLGGAEIARSEWNRDGRVPLHTLRADIDYGQAIAKTTYGVIGVKVWIFKGEILDEVIQ
- the rplV gene encoding 50S ribosomal protein L22, with the protein product MEAKSVARFVRISSQKARLVAANVRGKNVEEARKILKFTPKKAAAVLDKVLHSAIANAEQLGGVDVDTLYVKNIIINDGPSWKRMRPRAMGRAYRVLKRTSHITVIVEEA
- the rpsS gene encoding 30S ribosomal protein S19; this translates as MPRSVKKGPFVDGHVLKKVTKANETNDRKVIKTWSRRSTIVPEMVGLTFAVHNGKKFIPVFVTENMVGHKLGEFSPTRTFHAHAGGKKSAVKGKK
- the rplB gene encoding 50S ribosomal protein L2 — translated: MSIRKLKPTSPGTRFQSVSEFAEINRGKPEKSLTKGRAKKSGRNNLGRITSRRRGSGHKRRFRVIDFKRDKFDVQAKVAFIEYDPNRSARIALLHYADGEKRYILAPDGVKVGDTIVAGNEADIFPGNAMYLSRIPVGTIIHNVEMTPGKGGQLCRSAGTYAQLVAKEEKYALLRLPSGEVRKILATCRATVGQVGNTDHEQVSIGKAGRNRWLGRRPKVRGVAMNPVDHPLGGGEGKSSGGRHPCTPWGKPTKGYKTRNRRKPSSKLIVKRRGQK